Proteins from a genomic interval of Plasmodium reichenowi strain SY57 chromosome 13, whole genome shotgun sequence:
- a CDS encoding hypothetical protein (conserved Plasmodium protein, unknown function): protein MKFSLVKKIVYSKNPITNYRILYLKNKNVNFFFRFSSSSVCIPKRVGFMKPSFKLNRKAQKYIVNVQWLKSNDTKKLEELCKKIKKDAHTFDSYELIDLIYYLSKHSNKNVYLTIEPLLFHFFLKYNKNSHTINLNGISIHRLLRVLTDYQDIVYREWIYSISEIISRKHAHISMRDIQLILDDLALFYDFEIHKQIIPFYKTITNRINELEIKRLPFLIHVIGRIGCNDNKLLYVLFNTLKNNIFKNELYRSDFSGLMLRGLANLKIVPQTNLLYQLYKPIKDNINCTNIKYISWCADGFSRLNFFYPLPLLVNQILKMKDKISHLELNDFSSILNCIQSYILIKHNKNTKTKMEKQICKSYQENINSVDNKHLLYSNIYEQNIMQNHSNSKTTYSNISKQKSEHIEIYDQKDDKINNHMYYNNVYYTSKQNFNNNSNIQNNNNHMFNSSNLYDKNIQSTNKNLILEEQKKKKKKNDDDSFQNYKYSNNDTDMDFSISIEQLYDIYIKLENLILEKISESIYNSTPPYRVIMFELMTRLFRFYTKPIDLIITMNTHRYDTPILLKHSNSLQLILSNQQNRLMSNSNLSFYVNKLNILNDFFFGTHHKETDQDSQNEHKMDEPKIYNILKKKNNDIFVNIALPKIFKNFLHSIYFRTPALGGRTIMLLLIALVRLNFGQREKLEYEQKMNTNILPLMKASEIYRPLTHCIIREIIRKLQTFNSEELIICAICLNELDALNLNNELFSLLINRFNDLKNNNYMTSDQLEQLKNLFNYWINHKRNMIINNLKFSNAKQLKHFVRL from the coding sequence ATGAAATTTTCGCTAGTTAAAAAAATCGTTTACTCAAAAAATCCTATCACAAATTATCgaattttatatttgaagaataaaaatgtaaattttttttttcgtttcTCTTCATCGTCCGTTTGTATACCTAAAAGGGTAGGGTTTATGAAACCGTCGTTCAAATTAAATAGGAAGGCTCagaaatatattgttaatGTTCAGTGGTTAAAAAGTAATGATACTAAAAAATTAGAAGAATTgtgtaaaaaaataaaaaaagatgCACATACATTTGATAGTTATGAACTTATtgatttaatatattatctaaGTAAACATTCgaataaaaatgtatatttaacTATTGAacctttattatttcatttttttcttaaatataataaaaatagtcatacaataaatttaaatggAATATCAATTCATAGGTTATTAAGAGTACTTACAGATTATCAAGATATTGTATATAGAGAATGGATATATTCAATCTCTGAAATAATATCAAGAAAACATGCACACATTTCTATGAGAGATATACAACTTATATTAGATGATTTGGCCTTATTTTACGATTTTGAAATACATAAACAAATTATACCTTTTTATAAAACCATAACTAATCGAATTAATGAACTTGAAATAAAACGATTACCTTTTCTAATACATGTCATTGGACGTATAGGGtgtaatgataataaattattatatgtactttttaatactttaaaaaacaatatttttaaaaatgaattatatagATCCGATTTTTCAGGACTCATGTTAAGAGGATTAGCAAATCTTAAAATTGTACCACAaacaaatttattataccaattatataaacctataaaagataatattaattgtacaaatattaaatatatatcttgGTGTGCTGATGGATTTTCTAGACTTAACTTCTTCTATCCATTACCTCTCCTTGTAAATCAAATACTCAAAATGAAAGACAAAATATCTCACCTAGAACTCAATGATTTTTCATCAATATTAAACTGCATAcaatcatatatattaatcaaacataataagaacacaaaaacaaaaatggAAAAGCAAATTTGTAAAAGTTATCAAGAAAACATAAATTCTGTAGATAACAAACATTTACTctattcaaatatatatgagcAAAATATTATGCAAAACCATTCGAATTCAAAAACAACATATTCTAACATATCGAAACAAAAAAGTGAGCACattgaaatatatgatcaaaaagatgataagataaataatcatatgtattataataatgtatattataCCTCAAAACAAAACTTTAACAACAACTcaaatatacaaaataataataaccaTATGTTTAATAGTTCTAATctatatgataaaaatatacaatcAACTAATAAAAATCTCATTTTAGaggaacaaaaaaaaaaaaaaaaaaaaaatgatgatgattcttttcaaaattataaatattcaaataatGATACAGATATGGATTTTTCCATATCTATTGAAcaattatatgatatttatataaaattggAAAATCTAATTTTAGAAAAGATAAGTGAAAGTATATACAATAGTACACCTCCATATAGAGTTATTATGTTCGAATTAATGACCAGATTGTTTCGATTTTATACAAAACCAATAGAccttattattactatGAATACACATAGATATGACACACCTATATTGTTAAAACATTCAAATAGCTTACAACTTATCTTATCAAATCAACAAAATAGATTAATGAGCAATTCTAACTTATCTTTTTATGTCaacaaattaaatattttaaatgattttttttttggaacACACCATAAAGAAACAGATCAAGACAGTCAAAATGAACACAAAATGGATGAAcctaaaatatataatattttgaaaaaaaaaaataacgATATCTTTGTTAATATTGCTCTACcgaaaatatttaaaaatttcttACATTCCATATATTTTAGAACTCCCGCTTTAGGAGGTAGAACAATTATGTTACTCTTAATTGCTCTAGTACGACTAAATTTTGGGCAAAGAGAAAAATTAgaatatgaacaaaaaatgaataCTAATATATTACCTCTCATGAAAGCAAGCGAAATATATAGACCTTTAACACACTGTATTATTCGTGAAATAATACGAAAACTACAAACATTCAATTCAGAAGAATTAATTATTTGTGCTATATGCTTAAATGAATTAGATGcattaaatttaaataacgaattattttcattacTAATTAACAGGTTtaatgatttaaaaaacaataattaCATGACCAGTGACCAATTGGAACAATTAAAAAATCTCTTTAATTATTGGATTAATCATAAAAGAAACATgataattaataatttaaaattttcaaaTGCAAAACAGCTTAAGCATTTTGTTAGACTATAA
- a CDS encoding hypothetical protein (conserved Plasmodium protein, unknown function), protein MISFIKKVAKGISKGCSWCKSVSFRKYFSEDYFWTQANIGPLCIGIITAPYWISSLKNIYWSHRYEKLNKEEILSDRFTWLYERMLEDEVHKTLLDNLSSYNFKNNGPENMLGPSII, encoded by the exons ATGATATCattcataaaaaaagttGCCAAAGGTATATCGAAAGGTTGTTCTTGGTGTAAAAG TGTGAGCTTTCGTAAATATTTTAGTGAAGATTATTTTTGGACCCAAGCCAATATAGGTCCACTGTGTATTGGTATAATAACAGCACCCTATTGGATATCCTCTTTAAAA AACATTTATTGGTCCCATCGTTATGAAAAGTTAAACAAAGAAGAAATTTTATCTGACCGATTTACATGGTTATATGAAAGAATGCTAGAAGATGAAGTTCATAAGACTTTATTAGATAATTTATCGTCATacaattttaaaaataatggCCCAGAAAATATGTTAGGCCCAAGcataatataa
- a CDS encoding methyltransferase-like protein, putative, whose protein sequence is MKNSEQVSINFNYIYSNKEIRNDVYLPSSDTFTFVEALEEEVDKIPQDINIVLEMGSGSGYIILSLYEMLLSRNKKIDMLYCVDINKKACECIKNLTYENKIFNVEIIRNNLFNNIRRCELFDIVLFNPPYVITGPDEMNKTDLTASYAGGKYGREIIMKFLLDIHNYLSNKGVIYLLLEKSNIPQEILNYEHVKNIYIYEEIKKKKTLNETIFIYKLMKKK, encoded by the exons atgaaaaattcTGAACAAGTCagtattaattttaattatatatattcaaataaGGAAATTAGGAATGACGTATACCTACCAAGTAGTGATACATTTACATTCGTTGAAGCTTTAGAAGAAGAAGTTGATAAAATTCCACAAGATATTAATATCGTCCTGGAAATGGg GAGTGGTAGTGGATATATAATTCTGTCTTTATATGAAATGCTACTAAGTAGAAACAAGAAAATCGATATGCTTTATTGTGTAGACATTAATAAGAAGGCTTGTGAATGTATAAAAAACTTAACATATgagaataaaatatttaatgttgaaattattagaaataatttatttaataatataagaCGATGCGAACTGTTTgatattgttttatttaatcCACCATATGTTATTACAGGACCAGATGAAATGAACAAAACAGATTTGACAGCATCTTATGCAGGTGGTAAATATGGAAGAGAAATTATCatgaaatttttattaGACATTCATAATTATCTTAGTAATAAAGgtgttatatatttattactaGAGAAAAGTAATATACCTCAAGAAATCTTAAATTATGAGcatgtaaaaaatatatatatatatgaggaaattaaaaaaaaaaaaactttaaacgaaacaatatttatttacaaattaatgaagaaaaaataa
- a CDS encoding SNARE protein, putative (transcript variant 1; alternatively spliced), giving the protein MSIIYGLIAREKTVLAEYTEYGGNFSNISRLLLEIIPPHTSRKSYIYDDYVFHQLIKNGITFMAMTDKELGFLTPYAFLEQISKIFFKNFNNTSDLITLSLDEEFKPVLKENMRVFNEYETNDVHNIKNQISNIQNIIIENIEKILERREKIDILVNKTEKLYQENINFRRQAMNFNFHMWLENNRMTLYFISSIIIFIFFIWSLYNV; this is encoded by the exons ATGTCTATAATTTATGGTTTAATAGCTAGAg AAAAGACTGTGTTAGCAGAATATACCGAATATGGAGGAAACTTTTCTAATATAAGTAGATTGCTTCTTGAAATAATACCACCACATACATCCAGgaaatcatatatatatgatga TTATGTATTTCATCAGcttataaaaaatggtATAACATTTATGGCAATGACAGATAAAGAATTGGGTTTTCTTACGCCCTATGCATTTCTTGAACAAATATCcaaaat attttttaaaaacttTAATAATACATCAGACCTTATTACATTATCACTGGATGAAGAATTTAAACCTGTATTGAAAGAAAATATG AGGGTTTTTAACGAGTATGAAACCAATGatgttcataatattaagaACCAAATTAGTAATATACAAAACATTATAATAGAAAACATTGAGAAAATTTTAGAGAGACGAGAAAAAATAGATATTTTAGTTAACAAAACTGAGAAGTTATAtcaagaaaatataaattttagAAGACAAGCTATGAATTTTAATTTCCATATGTGGTTAGAAAATAACAGAATGACactatattttatttcaagtataattatattcatcttttttatatggtCCTTATACAATgtataa
- a CDS encoding SNARE protein, putative (transcript variant 2; alternatively spliced) has product MSIIYGLIAREKTVLAEYTEYGGNFSNISRLLLEIIPPHTSRKSYIYDEFFKNFNNTSDLITLSLDEEFKPVLKENMRVFNEYETNDVHNIKNQISNIQNIIIENIEKILERREKIDILVNKTEKLYQENINFRRQAMNFNFHMWLENNRMTLYFISSIIIFIFFIWSLYNV; this is encoded by the exons ATGTCTATAATTTATGGTTTAATAGCTAGAg AAAAGACTGTGTTAGCAGAATATACCGAATATGGAGGAAACTTTTCTAATATAAGTAGATTGCTTCTTGAAATAATACCACCACATACATCCAGgaaatcatatatatatgatga attttttaaaaacttTAATAATACATCAGACCTTATTACATTATCACTGGATGAAGAATTTAAACCTGTATTGAAAGAAAATATG AGGGTTTTTAACGAGTATGAAACCAATGatgttcataatattaagaACCAAATTAGTAATATACAAAACATTATAATAGAAAACATTGAGAAAATTTTAGAGAGACGAGAAAAAATAGATATTTTAGTTAACAAAACTGAGAAGTTATAtcaagaaaatataaattttagAAGACAAGCTATGAATTTTAATTTCCATATGTGGTTAGAAAATAACAGAATGACactatattttatttcaagtataattatattcatcttttttatatggtCCTTATACAATgtataa
- a CDS encoding hypothetical protein (conserved Plasmodium protein, unknown function), which translates to MLLCSKNCEEIYHNVINTLLDDIKNFQVDEKYYFLIKQKQLESPFFSLCKINFRDDSIIVNTNNDTKEDEAFNLIFHNKKILDKKKKKKEKEEGLIKNLTTCDTIIQDEEFIEKLSSLLKLNHDTNIIIENKKNLDTLYKYYSFYDDTFNTSCFYIQDDYDLFLSKHVNGLYILSICKYSNILQNILSDLINMNNDKYNLKDIIKQYVQIIYDPRLINADTSGKRKTKTIFINDDMTILNIIYKNNIYKIKSKIKGYYYDINQNIVHNPYLLFYNTQDEGWLIIVKNKNTDLTKFVQTTDYYNKKKLSIEQYDELIKKIK; encoded by the coding sequence atgctTCTATGTAGTAAAAATTGTGAAGAAATCTACCATAATGTAATAAACACATTGTTAGATGATATTAAGAATTTCCAAGTAGATgagaaatattatttccttataaaacaaaaacaatTAGAATCTCcctttttttcattatgtAAAATCAATTTCAGAGATGATTCCATAATAgttaatacaaataatgaTACCAAAGAAGATGAAGCGTTTAActtaatatttcataataaaaaaatattagataagaaaaaaaaaaaaaaagaaaaagaagagggactaataaaaaatttaacaACATGTGATACTATTATTCAAGATGAAGAATTTATAGAGAAGTTGTCAagtttattaaaattaaatcatgatacaaatataattattgaaaataagaaaaatttggatacattatataaatattattcattttatgatgatacatttaatacaagttgtttttatatacagGATGATTATGATCTTTTCTTAAGCAAACATGTTAACGGcctatatattttatctatttgtaaatatagtaatatattacaaaatattttaagtgaccttataaatatgaataatgataaatataatttaaaagatattattaaacaatatgtacaaattatatatgatcCTAGACTAATTAATGCTGATACGTCaggaaaaagaaaaacaaaaacaatATTCATAAATGATGACATGACTATActaaatattatttataaaaataatatttataaaatcaaatcaaaaattaaaggatattattatgatattaATCAAAATATTGTTCATAATCCTTATTTACTATTTTATAATACACAAGATGAAGGATGGCTAATTATcgtaaaaaataaaaatacgGATTTAACCAAGTTTGTTCAAACAACGGATTattacaataaaaaaaaattatctaTTGAACAATATGATGaacttataaaaaaaataaaataa
- a CDS encoding hypothetical protein (conserved Plasmodium protein, unknown function), translated as MKIHLSSDEVNLLVYRYLVENGFVHTSFSFFNEGNICKNPYYMSHGDKLPSGALVSFLQKALIFIYIEYHTDHNDGKKIACEEPFSFFRRHDCWNNEYNCLHQQERKKKKEREGDDENINDDMNEKMDDMMDEKRDDKKYDRMNDTVNNNHANNNINDYNKNVMLNNNNNNDSYNNDSYNNDSYNNDSYNKDSHNNDSYNNYNHNNHSHNIDNHNNDSHNNEQDGNVLKRHTPLSNVNDSKKETFNKNTDDDLNNNNDKSSTNHFNIMNTNDTSFDNKEETKVLKNKNNIYRNSFSNFATFNYNDSNLSFKDIKRNYASIFAQVKTPRRNASNNKKKKISNKSKDDVVENKANMDNTNNNDNNDNNDDDNKNNNNNNNNNNNNNNNNNNNNNNNNNNNNNNNNNNNNNNNNNNNNNNNNNNNNNNKNYCDVKSEEQNFSSKKRKKCGSLKTANIKGSQNKTTDGNNNNINNSNSSSCCSNNNNESDIKNVHVNKNKNQQENYIKDLILLNNEDNNNNNNIHIEDNESFQNHEKENCDISLNKKNNANINNISSNCSSTTYSGSATSHKRKKKKKKKKKEQTNEGKKSVKGINKKDKKRNSKVESKKEQAFVKIVADEKNNKDEEYMDLPEKKILHNDDNKLNSGDNKLNSDDNKLNSDDNISNNLINDNISTVKGKEQIIAPIINTYDDINNNSNSTNGNMNEEIYAHIKEHSHSISYISSLENSADKLKGQKQNDTNEVEYNSFDKNNKDKEINNVESENCWLSKVASYILPSAKKNNESIKKEEGDIPKEDEKNDNNINNNNNNKNSSRSSRSSRSSRSSRSCSSSSRSRSNRSSNNNVSDIHVDDYIKNDFNMNVSKILSNELNYNEFGDNICNFHNKESDSVYDKEDEKYRYNHDTLKEEKLVDCYMNSNIEEEHLLKERERKDSDVTSFNNESYISNNTYEPFKSDYTEDKNYDKCFKYYKDDTHSIRNKDPNTFGKDIEFFTGKNISYTHNNVEDSCYEYNEKEKPIFLKNCKDKTSDNKFNNDIVHMEKKKKKK; from the coding sequence atgaaaatacaTTTATCATCTGATGAAGTAAATTTATTGGTATATCGATATTTAGTAGAAAACGGATTTGTACATacttctttttcttttttcaatGAAGGAAATATTTGTAAGAATCCATATTATATGAGTCATGGAGATAAATTACCTAGTGGTGCTTTAGTTTCCTTTTTACAAAAAGCTttgatatttatttatatagaaTATCATACGGATCATAATGATGGTAAGAAAATAGCATGTGAAGAAccattttctttttttcgAAGACATGATTGTTGgaataatgaatataattgTTTACATCAAcaagaaagaaaaaagaaaaaagaaagagaaggggatgatgaaaatattaatgatgATATGAATGAAAAAATGGATGATATGATGGATGAAAAAAGGGATGATAAAAAGTATGATCGTATGAATGATACTGTGAATAATAACCATgcaaataataatataaatgattacaacaaaaatgttatgttaaataataataataataatgatagttataataatgatagttataataatgatagttataataatgatagttataataaagatagtcataataatgatagttataataattataatcataataatcatagtcataatattgataatcataataatgataGTCATAATAATGAACAGGATGGAAATGTGTTAAAACGGCATACACCATTAAGTAATGTAAACGATAGTAAAAAAGAaacttttaataaaaatactGATGATGAtcttaataataataatgataagTCGTCCACTAATCATTTTAATATCATGAATACAAATGACACAAGTTTTgataataaagaagaaacTAAAGTtctaaaaaataaaaataatatttatagaaATAGCTTTTCGAATTTCGCCACgtttaattataatgatagtAATTTATCCTTTAAGGATATCAAAAGGAACTATGCAAGTATTTTTGCTCAAGTCAAGACTCCAAGAAGAAATGcttcaaataataaaaagaaaaaaataagtaaTAAAAGTAAAGATGATGTTGTAGAAAATAAAGCAAACATGGAcaatacaaataataatgataataatgataataatgatgatgataataaaaacaataataacaataataataataacaataataataataataataataataacaataataataataataacaataataacaataataataataacaataacaataataacaataataataacaataataacaataataacaataataacaataataataataaaaattattgtGATGTAAAAAGTGAAGAACAAAATTTCTCTTcaaagaaaagaaaaaaatgcGGTAGCTTAAAAACAGCCAACATAAAAGGTTCACAAAATAAAACTACTGatggtaataataacaatataaataacagtaatagtagtagttgttgtagtaataataataatgaatcagatataaaaaatgttcatgttaataaaaataaaaatcaaCAAGAGAATTATATCAAGGATTTAATActattaaataatgaagataataataataataataatattcatattgaAGATAATGAATCCTTTCAAAATCatgaaaaggaaaattgtgatatatctttaaataaaaaaaataatgcaaacataaataatataagtaGTAATTGTAGTAGTACAACCTATAGTGGTAGTGCTACGAGTcataaaaggaaaaaaaagaaaaaaaagaaaaagaaagaacAGACTAATGAAGGTAAGAAAAGTGTGAAGGGTATAAACAAAAAGGACAAAAAAAGGAATTCCAAGGTTGAGAGCAAAAAGGAACAAGCATTTGTAAAAATTGTGGCTGATGAGAAGAATAATAAGGATGAGGAGTATATGGATTTACcagagaaaaaaatattacataatgatgataataaattaaatagtggtgataataaattaaatagtgatgataataaattaaatagtgatgataatattagtaataatttaataaatgataacATTTCTACTGTTAAGGGTAAAGAACAGATTATAGCACCCAtaattaatacatatgatgatattaataataatagtaatagcACGAATGGAAATATGAACGAAGAAATATATGCACATATAAAAGAACATAGTCATTCGATTTCTTACATAAGTTCATTAGAAAATAGTGCAGACAAGTTGAAGGgacaaaaacaaaatgataCCAATGAAGTAGAATATAATTCgtttgataaaaataataaagataaagaaattaataaCGTGGAAAGTGAAAATTGTTGGTTATCCAAGGTAGCATCTTATATATTGCCTTCAGcaaaaaagaataatgaATCGATTAAAAAGGAAGAAGGGGATATTCCTAAagaagatgaaaaaaatgataataacataaataataacaacaataataaaaatagtaGTCGCAGTAGTCGTAGTAGTCGTAGTAGTCGTAGTAGTCGTAGTtgtagtagtagtagtcGTAGTCGTAGTAATCGTAGTAGCAATAATAATGTGAGTGATATTCATGTGGATGATTATATTAAGAATGATTTTAATATGAATGTCTCCAAAATATTGAGTAACGAACTAAATTACAACGAATTTGGAGATAACATATGTAATTTCCATAATAAGGAATCAGATAGTGTGTATGATAAGGAGGATGAAAAATATCGATATAATCATGATACTTTGAAGGAAGAGAAACTTGTTGATTGTTATATGAATAGTAATATTGAAGAAGaacatttattaaaagaaagaGAAAGAAAAGATAGTGATGTTACTAGTTTTAATAATGAGAGTTATATTAgtaataatacatatgaaCCCTTTAAAAGTGATTATACTgaagataaaaattatgataaatgCTTTAAGTATTATAAGGATGATACACATAGTATCAGGAATAAAGATCCTAATACATTTGGTAAGGATATAGAATTTTTTACCggtaaaaatatttcatatacTCACAACAATGTAGAAGATAGTTGttatgaatataatgaaaaagaaaagcCTATATTTTTGAAGAACTGTAAAGACAAAACAAgtgataataaatttaataatgatattgtccatatggaaaaaaaaaaaaaaaaaaaatga